CCAGGGCACGGCGGTGGCATTGCCCAGGTGCCACCCTTGCGGCTCGCTCAGGATCAGCGGAGCCGCTCGCAGCACCCCGCGGGCGGCCGCCAGCGCCGGCAGCTCGGAGCTCCAGCCCCGCTCCACCTCGCTGGCCTCCTCCAGGGTGACCCAGGTGGTGGCGACCTCGCAGGCGTCGTTCCTGGCCACAACCTCGGCCAGCTCGGCGGGCTCGGCGCTCTCCGTGGCCGCGGCTCCCTCGTAGGACACATCGGTGATGGAGAGCTCGGCGGGGTCCTGGCGCACCACCAGCACCTCGTACCACTTGTACCAAATCTCCTCGCCCTCCACGGCCACGAAGAGCGCCTGCTGCTCCCGGGAGACCTTGCCCAGCCCCTCGGGCCCGCGGCCCACGAAGATGTCGGTGAGCGGGCAGCCCTCGACGGCGCCCGGCGGAGCGCTGCCGAAGGACGCGGCCGCCCAGTCGAGCGCCTCGAAGGCGCCGGGgttgagcaggagctggaagtcGGAGCTGCGGAGCTCCCGGCCGgcccaggggaaggagcagaagggGCCGCGGGAGGGCTCGAAGGAGCCCAGGTTGCAGCCGCGGTCGCGAGTGGAGCAGACGAACTCGGAGCGGCCCGAGCGGGGGTTGGGGCTGGAGACGGCGTCGGGCGGGACGGAGCCGCGGAACGGAACCCAACGGAGCCAGCGGGAGGCGGGCacggagcggggccggcgggaGAGGGGGCgggagggagctggaagggagggggagggattgggatggactgggagggactgggatggggtTAGAtaggactgggagggactgggagggactggggatgggactgggactgggattgactgggagggactgggagaacTGAGGCCTGgggaactgggatggactgggagggactgggaggggcgggggactgggatggactgggatggacggaggaactgggagggactggagggagggactgggatggactgggaggggactgggatggactgggagggactgggaggaactgggagggactggaggactgggagggactgggaggactgggatggactgggaggggactgggagggactgggaggggactgggtagggactgggagggactgggatggaggggatgggacTGGGAGGGACCTGGAGGGAACTGGGAACGAACTGGGAGGGACGGAGGGGACTGGGAGAGGaaactgggaggggactgggaggggactgggaggggatgggagggactggggacgggatgggatggacggggagggactgggagggactggaggactgggagggctgggaggggactggaTGGACTGGAGGGACTGTCTcggtgggacagggctgggttgaggatgggaatggggaggggacgggatggactgggaggggactgggatggactgggaggggactgggatgggattgaGAGGGGtctgggagggactgggagggactgggagggacttGGATGGGGTTAGAtaggactgggatggactgggaggg
The window above is part of the Serinus canaria isolate serCan28SL12 unplaced genomic scaffold, serCan2020 HiC_scaffold_278, whole genome shotgun sequence genome. Proteins encoded here:
- the LOC127061224 gene encoding natterin-3-like, whose protein sequence is RPLVPPQLLALLLLLGAGTPGRPGVPGALGNSGILGNSGILGVSGIPGRSREELPAPSRPLSRRPRSVPASRWLRWVPFRGSVPPDAVSSPNPRSGRSEFVCSTRDRGCNLGSFEPSRGPFCSFPWAGRELRSSDFQLLLNPGAFEALDWAAASFGSAPPGAVEGCPLTDIFVGRGPEGLGKVSREQQALFVAVEGEEIWYKWYEVLVVRQDPAELSITDVSYEGAAATESAEPAELAEVVARNDACEVATTWVTLEEASEVERGWSSELPALAAARGVLRAAPLILSEPQGWHLGNATAVPWVGGAALTEFVSRQHRVRQELPARSECSVLLRGLRRRLRVPFRARLSREFRSGRPHRVGIAGTAWSSAVTAARPQLGRCRRIAELPPCPDWG